The genomic DNA AACCGGGCCATGCGGTGGCCAGCAGTTCGCCGATCGCCAGCAACGTGCCGTTGATGCTGGTCGGCATCAAGGGCGAGCGGCGCTACACCAAGGTCGAGCAACTTTCCGGGAAAACCCTCGCGTTGCCGACCGGCAGTGCAGCAGGAGAGGCGGTCAGCCAGATCAACCAGAAACTTGCCTTGCACAAACTGGCACCGATCAAGATCGAATGGGTCGATCCGACGCTGGCAGTCGAAGACGTGCTGGAAATGGTTCAGGGCGGGATCTTCCACCTGACCATCGTTGAGCAACCGATTGCTGAGCGCTGGGGCAAGATCCTGCCGAAGCTGCGCTTCGATCGGCAAGTGATGATCAGCGAGCCGGGCGAGGAATATTGGTTTGTGCGCCGCGATGCCTCGATGCTGCGGGCGAGCATCGATCGCTTCCTGACCGGGTACAAGAAACCCTCGAACGAAGACGCGGCGTTTCTGCGCATTTATCGGCGTCTCTATCAAGTTCACTATCCATTGGCCAAGGCCGACCGTCAGCGCCTGGAGAAACTACGCCCGACCCTGCAAAAACACGCCCAGGCGCAAAACATGGACTGGCTGAACCTGGCCGCGCTGGCGTTCAAGGAATCGGCCCTGCAACCCAATGCGCGCAGCGGCAGTGGCCCGACCGGTTTGATGCAGATCACCCCGTCCGCCGCGCAACGGGTCGGCGTCAACAATATCCAGAATCTCGATGCGAATGTGCAGGCCGGGGCCAAGTACCTGGCGATGATCCGCCGCAAATTCTTCAATAGCCCCAAGCTCAATGAGCGCGAACGCATGGCCTTCACGCTGGCGGCCTACAACATCGGCCCGGAGCGGGTGCAAGGTATGCGCGCCGAAGCCCGGCGCCGTGGGCTGAATCCCAATCAGTGGTTCTTTCAGGTTGAGCGCATCGCCATGGAGCAGGTGGGAATGGGCGCCGTCAGCTATGTTAATAGCGTGAACAAGTATTACTTGGCGTTCGACCGGGAGCGGGAGTCGTTGGAGCCCGGTGGACAGAAAGTTGTCTCACGCAAATGATCAGATAAATTGATTGTTATAGCGGGATTTTTGCGCTTTTAACATGAGAATAACTGATTAATATGGCGGCCAACCACACACACTTCTCGCAAAACAAGGAATGCACCATGAGCTCTCTGATCAACAAGGTACTGTTCACCCGCGCCGGTTACGGTCTGACCATCCTGCGCATTGCTGTCGGCGTGATCTTCGCCGCCCACGGCTCGCAGAAGCTCTTCGGCCTGTTCGGCGGTTACGGTCTGGCCGGCACCGCGCAGTACATGGAAAGCCTGGGACTGACACCGGGGTATCTGATGGCCACACTGGCCGGCGGCATCGAGTTCTTCGCCGGTCTGGCCTTGATCATCGGCCTGCTGGTGCGCCCGGCAGCATTGGGTTTGACCGTCCTGTCGCTGGTGGCGATCTTCACCGTGCACATCAGCAACGGCCTGTTCATGGCCAACAACGGTTACGAGTTCGCCTTGGCTTTGCTCGGTGGCAGCCTAGCGGTGCTGATCGAAGGCGCCGGCAAACTTTCGGTGGACCGCGCCATCGCCGGTTGACCGCTCTGGCTCAAGCAAAGGCCCGCATTGTCGGGCCTTTTTTGTTGGCGCTGATTCTTGACACTGATCGGTCACGTTCTCTAGGATGTTGCTCATGCGCCGATTTAAACAGCTACTTGCGGGGCGCCAGGTGACTTCAACAGTTGCCGTCAGAAGCCGGAACAGGGCTTCGAAATACCGCTAAAGCGCTGGTTCGGTGTTGCCTCTCACCTGCCATGCAGACTTTTGAGGCAGAGACACGACACGATGAATGCACTACGCCCTCCAGCACGTCCCGCGCCGATCACGGCACATATCACCCAGCGCAACCCGAAAATCCTGCTTGGCGGCAAACATCAGCCGACGCTATTGCGTTATCTGGATGGCTGGCCACGTCGCAGCGGTGGTCCTGCTGCGTTCCTGATTCAGTTTGTCGAAGATGGCGAGT from Pseudomonas baetica includes the following:
- a CDS encoding transglycosylase SLT domain-containing protein, translated to MHRPSVLLLLCGSLLLPMTAVARLPGPLQAVPAAKVRDLSEIRSSRVLRVLVNQSRNSSGEVQGQAIGVEYHRLRAFEQYLNGHARDGQEITLKIIPKAKDQLLGALQRGEADLVAPGELLELQPGHAVASSSPIASNVPLMLVGIKGERRYTKVEQLSGKTLALPTGSAAGEAVSQINQKLALHKLAPIKIEWVDPTLAVEDVLEMVQGGIFHLTIVEQPIAERWGKILPKLRFDRQVMISEPGEEYWFVRRDASMLRASIDRFLTGYKKPSNEDAAFLRIYRRLYQVHYPLAKADRQRLEKLRPTLQKHAQAQNMDWLNLAALAFKESALQPNARSGSGPTGLMQITPSAAQRVGVNNIQNLDANVQAGAKYLAMIRRKFFNSPKLNERERMAFTLAAYNIGPERVQGMRAEARRRGLNPNQWFFQVERIAMEQVGMGAVSYVNSVNKYYLAFDRERESLEPGGQKVVSRK
- a CDS encoding DoxX family protein, with amino-acid sequence MSSLINKVLFTRAGYGLTILRIAVGVIFAAHGSQKLFGLFGGYGLAGTAQYMESLGLTPGYLMATLAGGIEFFAGLALIIGLLVRPAALGLTVLSLVAIFTVHISNGLFMANNGYEFALALLGGSLAVLIEGAGKLSVDRAIAG